A stretch of DNA from Nocardioides sp. Arc9.136:
GAAGCTGGCGACCGCCGCCACCGTGAGGCCCACGCCGACCTGACCCAGGGACAACCCGAGGATGACGCCGAAGTAGACGGCCGACCCCGCCAGGAAGGCGCCGTCCCCCGTGGCGAAGAGCAGCGACTGGACCGAGAGCCGTCCGGCGAGGGTGGACGGGGGCGTGACGTAGTTGCGGAGCGCGGTGAGCATCGCTGCAGATCCTCTCCTGGAGGACCGACAGCCGTCGCGCGATATTCGGACGGCGCGCGGGGCTCCGCGAGGTCAGGCCCAGCGGAACCGGTCGACCAGGCGCGCCCCGAGCGGGACCTGCCGGAGCGCGGTCACCGCGAGCAGGCCGAGCGCGGCGCCGACGACGTTGAACAACAGGTCGTTGACGTCCGCGACGTGGCCGCCCGCCAGGGCCTGCGCGGCGACGTACTGGCTCACCTCGATCAGCAGGCTGCACGCGGCCGCCACGGCCAGCACCCGGGCGCCCGACCACCGCGGCGCGACGAGCGCCAGGAGGATCCCGACCGGGACGAAGACGCCGGTGTTCATCACGGCGTCCGCGACCTCGTAGTCCGACAGCAGGCCGAGATGGATCGAGTCCTGCCACCGGGCGGTGCGCGCGGGCTTGTCGAGGTAGATCGGGAAGACGGTGTTCGCGACTACGCCGGCGGCGTACACGCACGCGGCGAGCGCGACCGCGGCGCGGGGCGCCGTCAAGGACCCGCGCCGGCGCAGGCGCCACACCAGGACCACGAGCACCACCCCGGCGAGCGGGACCACTACCGGCAGCACCGGCACCTCACGGAACACCCCTGCCTCCTCCTCCTGGCTGGCGCACGACGAGTGCGGCCTGTCGACGACCTGTCGACCTCGACCAGCCTGGCGGCCGGGACCGGGTCGCGCCTCGGCCGGAGGTACCGGACCGTCGGTCGCAGGTGCCAGCTCGGAACGCCGGCGACGGGTGGGGCGAGCGCAGGTAGCGTCCGGGGGGTGGCCAGCTCCCGCCGATCGTCGACGGTCCGCGTGGCCGCGCCGTACCCCGCGGACGTGGTGGAGGCGCTCTGGCGCGACCTCGTGGCGTGCCTGCGGGAGGTGGGCCACGTCGTCCACGTCGCCGACGGGCGCACCATCGTCCGGTTCCGCGGGGGCTCGAAAGAGGTGCTCGCGTTCGGACCGTCCGAGTGGGCGCACGTCGTCGTCCACGGCGTCAGGTCCGGCGGCCCGGCCGCGGTGGCCTACGACGCCGCCCTCTCCGGCGCCGCGTGCGACGAGCTGATGGAGATCCTTGGCAGCAAGGGATCGCCGCTGGTCGTGCGCGACGGGCGGCTCGTCCGGGGGTGACCGGCCCCGGACCTGCCGCGCCGGGCCGTGCGTCGCTGGCGGGCACCGCCGGGGAGAGTCATCATCGAGCTGTGCCCGGCGCAGCCCCTCGGTGGGAGACCCACCCTGTGACCCCTGACCGCTTCGAGGACTTCGCCGACGTCGTCAACCCGAACCGGCGCGCCACCCACTGCTGGTGCCTCTCCCACCGGCTCCCGGCCTCCGAGATCGACCGGCTGGGAGGCGGCAGCCGCGAGCAGGCCGCGCGGCGCCTCGGCGAGCGCGAGCACCCGCCGGGGGTGGTCACCTACCGCGACGGCGAACCGGTCGGCTGGTGCAGCATCTCCCCCCGCCCGGAGATCCCCCGGCTCGAGCGCAGCCGCCTCATCCGCCCCGTCGACGACGTCCCCGTGTGGTCCGTCATCTGCCTCGTCGTCCGCGGCGGTCGGCGGCGCCAGGGGGTCACCGCGGCGATGCTCGAGGGCGCCGTCGCCTACGCGGCCTCGCGGGGCGCCACGGCCGTCGAGGCGCACCCGGTGGACCCGCCCGGCCGGATCGACACGACGATGGCGTTCGTGGGCGTGCGCGCGATGTTCGAGCGGGCCGGCTTCGAGGTCGTCGGAACGACCGACGCGGTCGCGTCCGGGCTGCCCCGCCTGACCATGCGCCGGACGCTCGCCTGAGGACCGCGCACCGGGTCGAGCGAGCCCCGGTCGTGTGCCCACGGACGCGCCCGGACGCGTCGTCGGGCACACGACCCCGGCCCACCCCGGGCACGGCGACCGAGGGACCCGTCAGTCGTGCGACCCCTCCCGACGTCTGCGCGCGAAGTACTCCTCGAGCTCCCGGAGGGTCGCGTGGTCCAGCGCCTGCTCGGGGTCCGCGACGATGTCGCGCTGCATGCGCTCGCGCGCGGCGGCGTACAACGGCGGGCTCAGCGCAGCAGGGAGGTGCTGGACGTACCAGCCCCGGAACGTGCGCGCGCCCCACCGCTGCAGCGTCCGCGCGACGATCCCGGGCCTGCCCCGCCGGGTCCAGAAGCCGACTGCCTGGCCGAGCACGAAGGCGGTCCCGAAGGCCATCGCCATGACCCCGAGCGTGCCCGCGACCTCGTCGCTGGCGAAGTTGTCCACCACCGCCAGCAGCCCGCCGTAGTAGACCGGGGTCAGCACCTCGACCTGGTCGACGTACGGACCGACCTGCTCCGCCGCCGCGGCGAGGTCGGCGATCGAGCCCAGGTCGGGCTTCACGTCCCACGCCTCGCGCACGTGGCCCCAGGCGTCGGCCGGGTCCCACGGCAGCGCGTCGCGGGCCTCGAGCACCTCGTCGTACGTCGTCTCGATCCCGTCCAGCGTCGCCGAGCTGTTCTCGAGCGCCTCCTCGAGCTCGGCCTGGGGCGGCGTCTGCTCGTTCACGTGGTCGAGCGCGACCTGGATCTCCTCCCGGTGCTCCACGACGTACTCCGCGGAGCGGTAGCGCTCGGCCAGGCTGGGCACCGCGGCGACCGCGTCCTGCCCCTTGCCGCCCACCGTTTCCGCATCGCTCAGCGCGACCGCCACGGACGCGCCCGCGCCGTACGCCTTGATGCCCAGCTCGAGGACCGATCCCGCCACGAGCCGGCCGGTCTCCAGCCGGCGTCGCAGCGGCGGGTGGTCCGGGCCAGGTGTCACAGGGCGTCTCCCGAGAGGTGCGCGGACCGAGCCGCTGAGGTAGGTCGACCTCCCCGTTGCCCCCTGCCGCGGATCTCAACGGGTCCGGGGCGAGCGGGCGACCCGGGGCGACCGCGACTCAGTGCAGCCCGGACCAGGCGGAGACGTCGAGCCCCCAGTCCTTCGCCAGCCGCTCGGCCTGCGGGCGGTACATCACCTGCAGCGACTCCTTGAGCCCCGGCGTCCAGTCCCACTCCGCTTGGGAGGAGGAGCCGGAGGCCCGCTCGACCTCGGCCAGGGGCACGGGGTCGACGCCGATCAGGCGCCACACCTCGTCGACGGCGGCCTGCGGGTCGCGCCGGACGACCTCGTAGACCATCACGTGCACCCGGTCGCGGCCCACGGCGGCCGCCCACGCCTCGAGCTGGTCGGCGTAGAACCCGCTCCAGGTCTGCACCGTGATCGGCACCGGGTAGGGCCAGGACCTGCCCCGGGTGGCCGCCAGCCGCATCGCGGAGCGGAACCGCTCGACGGGGTCCCGCAGCAGCACGAGCACCGGTGCGTCCGGGACCAGCCGCGCGGCGGCGGCCGGGGCGGAGGCGTGGCGCAGGGACTGCGGGGTCCACTCGCCGCGGTGGACGCCGTCGGCGGGGAAGAGGTCGAGGTACTGCGCCTCGGGGACCCGGCCGTCGCCGACCTTGTGCAGCAGCTGCTGCTCCTTCTTGCCGTTGGTGCCGAGCCCGACGGCCGGGTGCTGGGTCAGCAGGTCGGTGAACCAGGTCGTGCCGCTGCGCTGGGCGCCGATCCCCAACCATGCCGGTGAGCTCATGGGGAGCACCCTAACGACGCGTCGCCGCAGGCCGGAGCACCGGTGAGGAGCGGGGATAGGGTCGCTGCCATGAGCGAAGCGGGTCTCGATCCCACCTTCACCGCCCTCCCCCACCGCCACCTCGGCGACACCGCTCTCGCCCGGGCGCGCGACCTCGGAGCGACCCACGCGGAGTTCCGGTTCGAGCGGGTCCGGTACCAGCACCTCGGCGTCCGCGACGGGGTCCTCCAGGGCGCCAGCGACGCCGAGGACCTCGGCTTCGCGGTGCGCGTGGTGCACCGGGGTGCCTGGGGGTTCGCCTCCGGCGTCGTGCTCACCCCCGAGGAGGCGGTCCGCGTCGCCGAGACGGCCGTGCAGGTCGCGCAGCTGGCCGCCGCCATGACACCACGACCGGTGGAGCTGGCTCCGGAGCCGACGTACGACGACGTCGTCTGGGTCTCCTCCTACGAGGTCGACCCGTTCACGGTGCCGGTGGCCGAGAAGGCGGCGGTGCTCATCGACTGGACCGAGCGGCTGCGGGCCGGGGCCGCCGTCGACCACGCCAGCGCGAGCCTGCAGCAGGTCGACGAGCACAAGTACTACGCCGACCTCTCCGGCACCCGCACCACCCAGCGCCGGATCCGCCTGCAGCCGGCGTTCGAGGCGATGGGCTCCAGCGACGACGTGTTCGACTCGATGGCGAGCACCGCCCCGCCGGTCGGCCGCGGCTACGAGTACGTCGCCGGCGGGCCGGGCCAGTGGGACTGGGACGCCGAGCTGGCCGAGGTCCCCGAGCTGCTGGCCGAGAAGCTCGCGGCGCCCAGCGTGGAGCCGGGCGACTACGACCTGGTCATCCATCCCTCGAACCTGTGGCTGACCATCCACGAGTCCATCGGCCACGCCACGGAGCTGGACCGCGCACTGGGCTACGAGGCCAACTACGCCGGCACCAGCTTCGCGACGTACGACAAGCTCGGGACGCTGCAGTACGGCAGCCCGGTCATGAACGTCACCGGCGACCGCACCGTCGAGCACGGCCTGGCGACCACCGGGTACGACGACGAGGGGGTCGCCACCCAGCAGTGGGACATCGTCCGCGACGGGGTGCTGGTCGGCTACCAGCTCGACCGGCCGATGGCCGCGATGAAGCCGGAGCTCGCCGGCCCCGACCACCCGCAGGGCCGCTCCAACGGCTGCGCCTACGCCGACTCCCCCGGCCACATCCCGATCCAGCGGATGGCCAACGTCTCGCTGCAGCCGGCACCCGACGGCCCGAGCACCGAGGAGCTGATCGGCCGCGTCGAGCGCGGCCTGTACGTCGTCGGCGACAAGTCGTGGTCGATCGACATGCAGCGCTACAACTTCCAGTTCACCGGGCAGCGCTTCCACCGGATCCAGGACGGAGAGCTGGTCGGGCAGGTGCGCGACGCGGCGTACCAGTCGACCACCACGGACTTCTGGGGCTCGATGGAGGCCGTCGGCGGGCCGCGGACGTGGCTGCTCGGCGGGGCGTTCAACTGCGGCAAGGCCCAGCCCGGCCAGGTCGCGTCCGTGAGCCACGGCTGCCCCACCGCGCTCTTCCGCGGCGTGCGCATCCTCAACACCACCGACGAGGCAGGTCACTGATGCACTCCCCCACCCAGCCCCGGGTCACGCCCCAGTCCCTCGTCGAGCACGCGCTCGCCGCCACCATCGCCGACGAGTGCGTCGTCGTCGTCCGCGACCGCACCAGCGCCAACCTCCGCTGGGCCGGCAACACGCTGACCACGAACGGCGTCATGCACGGCGTCGACGTCACGGTGGTCTCGTTCATCCACCGGGCCGACGGCACCTCGACCGGCTCGGTGTCGGGGAGCGCGACCGACCAGGCGCAGGTCTCGGCCCTGGTCACCGCCGCCGACGCCGCGGCGAGGGCGGCCTCCGTGGCCGAGGACGCCGCCGAGCTGGTCCGCGACCGGACGTCGCCGGACTGGGACGACGAACCGGTGCGCACCGGCATCCACACCTACGACGCGTTCGCGCCGGCCCTGGGCGAGGCCTTCGGGCGCGCGGAGGCCGGGGGCCGGGTGCTCTACGGCTTCGTCAACCACGAGCTGACCACGACGTACCTCGGCTCCACGACCGGCCTTCGCCTGCGCCACGTGCAGCCGACCGGCCACTACGGCTGCACCGGCAAGACGGCGGACCTCAGCCAGAGCGCGTGGGTCGGCGGGGCCACCCGCGACTTCTCCGACGTCGACGCGCTGGCGATGGACGCCGAGCTCGAGCAGCGCCTCGGCTGGGGCACCCGCCGCGTGGACCTGCCCGCCGGCCGCTACGACACCGTCCTCCCGCCGAGCGCCGTGGCCGACCTGATGATCGACGCCTACTGGTACGCCGGCGCCCGGGTCGCCCACGAGGGACAGTCGGTCTACAGCCGGCGCGGCGGCGGCACCCGGGTCGGCGAGCGGATCGCCCGGGAGGGCGTGCACCTGCTCAGCGACCCGTCGTACGCCGGGCTGGAGTGCTCGCCGTTCGTGGTCGCCTCCTCCTCGGGCAACGAGTCCTCGGTCTTCGACAACGGCCTGCCGCTCGGCCGCACCGACTGGGTGCGCGACGGCGAGCTCGCCGCCCTGCTGCAGACCCGCCACTCCGCCGCGATGACCGGCCTCCCGGTGACGCCGGCGATCGACAACCTGGTGCTCGACGTCGACGGCGGGACCGGCAGCACCCAGGACCTGGTCGCGGGGGTGGAGCGCGGCCTGCTGGTGACCTGCCTCTGGTACATCCGCGAGGTCGACCCGCAGACGCTCCTGCTGACCGGCCTGACCCGCGACGGCGTCTACCTGGTCGAGGGCGGCGAGATCACCGGCGCGGTCAACAACTTCCGCTGGAACGAGAGCCCGGTCGACCTGCTTGGCCGCTTCTCCCACGCCGGCGCCACCGAGCCGAGCTTCAGCCGGGAGTGGGGCGACGACTACTTCAGCCGGACGGCCACCCCCGCCCTGCGGGTGCCCGACTTCAACATGTCGAGCGTGTCGCAGGCGATGTGAGGGGACCGAAGCGCCGACGGCCCGTCGGCGTGCACGGGCGCGGGACTGCGGGTCCCGCTCAGCCGGCCAGCCGCACCTCGAGCCGCCCGTGCAGCCGCCCGAGGAGGAACGCCTCGCCGGTCGTGGCCGCCCGGGTCGCCACGGCCCCGACCTCCTGCTGGGCGCGCAGCGTGGTGCAGGCGTCCTCGAGACCCTCGACCGCCTGCTCCGCCCACCGGCGCGCCCGCCGCGCCTCCTTCCCGACGACCGGCTCCACGAGGTCCGCGACGTCGGCGAGGTGCTCGGCGGCCGCCAGGTGGCGCGCAGGGGTGTAGCGCCCCTCGTCCTCGCCCGTCCGTGCCGACGCCTTCGTCCGCGCCTTCTCCAGGCGGCGCCGCAGCTGCTTCCTCGTCAGCGGCTCCTCCGACGCCGGCTCGGCGACCACCCGGTCCAGCGACCGCAGCAGCGCGAGGTACCGGTCCGCCTGCAGGTCGTCGAGCACCCTTGCTGCGGCCTCGCGCTCGTGCTCCTCGAAGGCGGCGCGCAGCAGCCGGCGCACGGGGGCCACCCCTTCCCGCTCCTCCTCGAGGACCGCCAGCACGCGCTCGTGCGCCGCGGCGAGCTCCGCGGCCTCGACGAGCGACTCCGACAGCCACGCCAGCTCCGCGCGAACGGGGCCGGTCACCGTGCGGCCCCAGCCCGGGCGCAGCGTCCACAGCGCCGCCCGGATCCGCCGCACCACCGACGCCAGCTCGCCGGCGACCGGCTCGCCACGCCGCCACCGGCTGTCCAGCAGCTTGAGGACGCCGACGTCCGCCGCGACGGCCCGCAGCACGGGGTCGGCGACCTCGGGGACCTGCGGGAGCCGGTCGCCGAGCGCGACCGCGATCTTGCGGGCCAGCGGCCTCGGCTCGACCCCGAGCCCCTCGAAGAGCTCGTCGGCCGCGGCCAGCAGGTCGGGCCCGCCCTCGACCAGCTCCAGCTCCCACTCCCGCCACGAGACCGGCGCTCCGCCGACCGGGGTGCCGGTGACCTCGTCGTCGGCCAGCTCGGCCAGCACGGTCCCGTCCTCGGCGAGGAGCGACCGTGAGGTGCGCCGGGTCGCCACCGTCGCGACCGGCGACAACGGCTCACCCTGCGTCCAGGCGGTGACGAGACCGCGCAGCCGCGCCGGCACCGTCTCGCCCCTGCCGAGCCGGTGGTGCAGCTCCTCGCGGCCACCCGGGGCGGGCAGCTTGAGGTGCCATCCCTCGTCCGGTCCCCCGGTGCGGGCCCGCAGGGTGATGCCGGCGGCGGTCAGTGCCAGCCCGCCGGTGTCGTGGTACGTCGCGTGCAGCTCGTGCACGACCGGCTCGGCGACCCGCGCCACCCCGGGCAGCCCGCCCGGCCCGGCCAGCGCCGGGACCTCGGTCCCGGGCGGGGGTGCGTACGTGTGCTCGACCTCGAGGTGCTGTGTGCGCGTCATGCCGTCCCGTACCCACCACGCCGGTGCGGACCGGTGCAGACCGGTGCAGACCGGTGCCGCCGGCACGCAACCGTCCCGCCTCGCCGGGCGTAGACACCCCGACCAGCCACTCCCACCAGGAAGCAGCACCAGCATGCGCATCCCCGCCCTCCTCGCCGCCACGGCCACCGCCGCGACCGCGATCACCGGCCTCACCACCACGACGGCCGTCTCCGCCACGTCCTCCCCCAGCACCGACGGCACCACGACCCACGAGCGCGGCAACGTCGTCGAGTGCGGCGCGGCGTACGCCGGCCAGGACACGTTCGTCAGCGTCTACGAGAACAACCTGCACCCCGACGTCCTCCAGGTCGTCGTCGGCGAGGACGGCCTCGGCCGCGGCAAGGAGTCGACCACCGGCTTCATCGACGCCGGCACGGTCCGCGCCACGATGCGGCTCGACGGCCGGAAGGTCGTCGTGTCCGGGACCGCGAAGCGGGTCGGGAAGAGGATCGCCGTCCACGAGGAGGTCGACGACGCCGGCGAGCACGTCGTCGTCGACGGCTTCCACCGCCGGCTCCGCACCGACCTGACGCTGCGGTGGAAGGGCCGGACCGTCGCCCTCGACTGCGACGAGGCCTTCTTCTACGACCTCGACGTCACCCGGTACGACACCACCGGCGACTGAGACCGACCACCACGCGCAGCGGCGTCACCGGTCAGCGACCCGGATGACCCCCGGGAACGGGGGCGTCCGGGTCGTACGGCGTCCGGGTGTAGACGAAGGTGGCGACCTCGAGGTGGCCCACCGACCCGTCCGGGCGCCGGACGACGTGGAGCTCCTCGCCGGCGTGGTAGCCGGACAGCCCCAGCACCCGTCCCCCACGGACGGCGAACCGGTAGAGCTCCTGCCCGGCCCGGCGGGCGACCAGCTCGGTGCCCTCCATCGCGAAGACGATCGCGGTGTTGCCCCAGTGCCAGACCCCCGGCACGCCCACCAGCGGCGGCGGCAGCGCCGGTGACGGCGTCCACGCGGGTGCGACCGTCGGCTCGCAGCGCTCGAGCTCCTCGAGCAGGTCGGTGACGACCGCGGCCGGCGAGCAGCCCGCCGTGGCGTCGGTCAGCACCACGCCACCGCTGCGCCGCCTCGGGTCGACCAGGACGGCGGCGAGGAACCCCGGCATCGAGCCGGTGTGCCCCGCGAGCGTGCCCGAGCCGCCGGGCAGCAGCTGGAACCCCAGCCCGTGCGCGTAGCCGAGCCCGTCGGTGGGGTTGCCCGACTGCGGCCCGAACGCCTGCCGCAGCTCGGCCGGCGAGAGCACGTCGGGGTGGCCGTCGAGGAGGAAGACGGCGTACCGCGCCAGGTCGGTGAGCGTCGCCCACACCTGGCCCGCGGGCGCCATCGCCCCGGTGTCGGTCGCGGGCTCCGGGACGAGCGTCGACTCGTAGGGGTGCACCGACCAGCCCTGCGCGGCGGCGCCGACGGGGAGGTACGACGTGCGCGTCATCCCTAGCGGCGCGAGCAACCGGCCCTCCACGGCCTCCCACCACGTCGTGCCCCGGACGCGCGCGACGACCTCGCCGAGCAGCGCGTACCCGAGGTTGGAGTAGTGGAACTCCTGGTGGGCGGGGAACGCCGCACCCGAGCCGTCGTGCAGCGCCGCCAGCTCCTCCCACGACCGGCCGGCGGACCGCTCCCACCACGGCCCGGCCGGCTCCGACTGCATGCCCGAGCTGTGCGCGAGCAGCGTGCGGAGCGTCCGGTCGGCGTACGCCACGTCCTCCCCGAGCACCACCGACGCCGGGTCGTCCAGGCCGAGCAGGCCCTCCCGCACGGCCTGGAGCACGAGCACGGCCGTCATGGTCTTGGTGATGGACCCGATCCGGTACTGCACGTCGAACGGGTCGTGGCCGGGCACCGCCTCCGCGCCGTACGCGTCCCGCCACACCGGCTCGCCGTCGCGCACCAGGCCGGCCACCACCGACGGCAGCCGACCGGTGCTCTGGGCGTGGGCCAGCCGGGCGCGCAGCCGGCGGGCGGTGAGGCCGTCGACCCCGGCGCTCACTCGGCGCTCACTCGGCGCTCACTCGGCGAAGGCCTCGAGCGGCGGGCACGAGCACTGCAGGTTGCGGTCACCGTAGGCCTGGTCGATCCGCGCCACCGGCGGCCAGTACTTGTCCGGGTCCACGCCGGTCGGGAAGACCGCCAGCTCCCGGAGGTACGGCCGGTCCCACTCGCCCACGAGCGCGCGGGACGTGTGCGGCGCGCCGCGCAGCGGCGACTCCTCGGGGCTCCACTCCCCCGCGCCGACCCGGTCGATCTCGCCCTTGATCGCGATCATCGCCTCGCAGAAGCGGTCGATCTCGCCGAGGTCCTCGGACTCGGTCGGCTCGACCATCAGGGTGCCGGCGACCGGGAACGACATCGTCGGGGCGTGGAAGCCGTAGTCGACCAGCCGCTTGGCGACGTCCTCGACGCTCACGCCGGTCTCCTTGGTGATCCCCCGGACGTCGAGGATGCACTCGTGGGCGACCAGGTCGCCGTGGCCGCGGTAGAGCACCGGGAAGTGCTCGCCGAGCCGGGCGGCGACGTAGTTGGCCGACAGCACCGCGCTGGCGGTGGCCCGGGTCAGGCCGGCACCGCCCATCATCCGCACGTAGGCCCACGAGATCGGCAGGATGCCCGCCGAGCCGTACGGCGCCGCGCTGATCGGGCCGATGCCCTCGCGCTTGGTGGCGTCGGGGTGCATCCCGTGCGAGGGGAGGTACGGCGCGAGGTGCTCGCGCACCGCGACCGGGCCGACGCCCGGGCCGCCGCCGCCGTGGGGGATGCAGAAGGTCTTGTGCAGGTTCAGGTGCGACACGTCGCCCCCGAACTCGCCGGGCTTGGCGTGCCCGAGCAGCGCGTTCAGGTTCGCCCCGTCGACGTAGACCTGGCCGCCGTGGGCGTGCACGACCTCGCACAGCTCGGTGATCGTGTCCTCGTAGGCGCCGTGGGTCGAGGGGTAGGTGACCATGATCGCGGCCAGGTCGTCGGTGTGCTTCTCGCACTGCGCGCGCAGGTCGTCCATGTCCACGCCGCCGTCCGCGGCGGCCTTGACCACGACGACGCGCATCCCGGCCATCACCGCGGACGCGGCGTTGGTGCCGTGCGCCGAGGAGGGGATCAGGCAGACGTCGCGGGCGGCGTCGCCGTTCGCGCGGTGGTAGCCGCGGATGGCGAGCAGACCGGCGAGCTCGCCCTGGGAACCGGCGTTCGGCTGGATCGAGACGCGGTCGTAGCCGGTCACCTCGGCCAGCCAGCCCTCGAGCTGGTCGACGAGCAGGTGGTAGCCGGCGGCGTCCTCGGCCGGCGCGAACGGGTGCAGGTCGGCGAAGCCGGGCAGGGAGACCGGCTCCATCTCGGTGGTCGCGTTCAGCTTCATCGTGCACGACCCGAGCGGGATCATCCCGCGGTCCAGCGCGTAGTCGCGGGCCGAGAGCCGGCGCAGGTAGCGCAGCATTTGGGTCTCGCTGTGGTGCGCGGAGAACACCTCGTGGGTGAGGTACGGCGTGGTGCGGCGCAGCGGCTCCGGCAGCGCGTCGGCGGTCGCGCGGTCGAGACCGTCGAGGTCCGCGCCCTCCACCCCGAACGACGCCAGCACCCGCTCGAGGGTCGAGCGCGTGGTGCACTCCGAGGTGCTGATCCCGACGGTGTCGGCGTCGACGAGCCGGAGGTGGATCCCCCGCTCCCGCGCGGCCGCGACGACCTCGGCGGCACGGCCCGGTGCCGCGACCTGGACGGTGTCGAAGAACTCGCCGTGGAGCGCCTCGTGCCCGGCCTCGGCCAGCGCGGCGGCCAGCACCGCGGCGTACCGGTGGGTGCGGGTGGCGATGGCGCGCAGCCCCTCCGGGCCGTGGTGCACGGCGTACATCGAGGCGACGACGGCCAGCAGCACCTGGGCGGTGCAGATGTTGGAGGTGGCCTTGTCCCGGCGGATGTGCTGCTCGCGGGTCTGCAGGGCCAGGCGGTACGCCGGGCGGCCCTCGGCGTCGACCGAGACCCCGACCAGCCGGCCGGGCAGGTGCCGCTCGAGCCCGGAGGCGACCGCCATGTAGCCGGCGTGCGGGCCGCCGTAGAACAGCGGCACCCCGAAGCGCTGGGAGGAGCCGACGACCACGTCGGCACCCATCGAGCCGGGCGACTCCAGCAGCGTCAGCGCGAGCAGGTCGGCGGCGACGACGGCCAGCCCGCCGCGCTCGTGGACCGCCTCGATGAGCGGCCGCGGGTCGAGCACCCGGCCGGAGGCGCCGGGGTACTGCATGAGCACGCCGCTCGCCGGGCCCTCGGGCAGGCCGCCGGTCAGGTCCGCGACCACGACCTCGATGCCCATCGCCTCGGCGCGGGTGCGCACGACCTCGATCGTCTGCGGCAGCGCGTCGGCGTCGACCACGAACGGCCCGTCCGCCTTGCGGTTTCCCCGCCGGACCAGGGTCATCGCCTCGGCGGCCGCGGTGCCCTCGTCGAGCAGCGAGGCGTTCGCGGTCGGCACGCCGGTGAGGTCGCCGACGACGGTCTGGAAGTTGATCAGCGCCTCGAGCCGGCCCTGGGAGATCTCCGGCTGGTACGGCGTGTAGGCGGTGTACCAGCTGGGGTCCTCGAGCACGTTGCGCCGGATCACCGGCGGGGTGATCGTGGCGGAGTAGCCGAGGCCGATCATCGCCTCGAGCGGGTTGTTCAGCGCCGCGATCGCGCGCAGCTCCCGGGCGGTGGCGTCCTCGGACTGCGCGGCGGGCAGGTCGAGCGCCGCGTCGGTG
This window harbors:
- a CDS encoding sulfotransferase, giving the protein MSSPAWLGIGAQRSGTTWFTDLLTQHPAVGLGTNGKKEQQLLHKVGDGRVPEAQYLDLFPADGVHRGEWTPQSLRHASAPAAAARLVPDAPVLVLLRDPVERFRSAMRLAATRGRSWPYPVPITVQTWSGFYADQLEAWAAAVGRDRVHVMVYEVVRRDPQAAVDEVWRLIGVDPVPLAEVERASGSSSQAEWDWTPGLKESLQVMYRPQAERLAKDWGLDVSAWSGLH
- a CDS encoding metallopeptidase TldD-related protein, producing MHSPTQPRVTPQSLVEHALAATIADECVVVVRDRTSANLRWAGNTLTTNGVMHGVDVTVVSFIHRADGTSTGSVSGSATDQAQVSALVTAADAAARAASVAEDAAELVRDRTSPDWDDEPVRTGIHTYDAFAPALGEAFGRAEAGGRVLYGFVNHELTTTYLGSTTGLRLRHVQPTGHYGCTGKTADLSQSAWVGGATRDFSDVDALAMDAELEQRLGWGTRRVDLPAGRYDTVLPPSAVADLMIDAYWYAGARVAHEGQSVYSRRGGGTRVGERIAREGVHLLSDPSYAGLECSPFVVASSSGNESSVFDNGLPLGRTDWVRDGELAALLQTRHSAAMTGLPVTPAIDNLVLDVDGGTGSTQDLVAGVERGLLVTCLWYIREVDPQTLLLTGLTRDGVYLVEGGEITGAVNNFRWNESPVDLLGRFSHAGATEPSFSREWGDDYFSRTATPALRVPDFNMSSVSQAM
- a CDS encoding GNAT family N-acetyltransferase, which gives rise to MTPDRFEDFADVVNPNRRATHCWCLSHRLPASEIDRLGGGSREQAARRLGEREHPPGVVTYRDGEPVGWCSISPRPEIPRLERSRLIRPVDDVPVWSVICLVVRGGRRRQGVTAAMLEGAVAYAASRGATAVEAHPVDPPGRIDTTMAFVGVRAMFERAGFEVVGTTDAVASGLPRLTMRRTLA
- a CDS encoding VanZ family protein produces the protein MFREVPVLPVVVPLAGVVLVVLVWRLRRRGSLTAPRAAVALAACVYAAGVVANTVFPIYLDKPARTARWQDSIHLGLLSDYEVADAVMNTGVFVPVGILLALVAPRWSGARVLAVAAACSLLIEVSQYVAAQALAGGHVADVNDLLFNVVGAALGLLAVTALRQVPLGARLVDRFRWA
- a CDS encoding serine hydrolase, which produces MSAGVDGLTARRLRARLAHAQSTGRLPSVVAGLVRDGEPVWRDAYGAEAVPGHDPFDVQYRIGSITKTMTAVLVLQAVREGLLGLDDPASVVLGEDVAYADRTLRTLLAHSSGMQSEPAGPWWERSAGRSWEELAALHDGSGAAFPAHQEFHYSNLGYALLGEVVARVRGTTWWEAVEGRLLAPLGMTRTSYLPVGAAAQGWSVHPYESTLVPEPATDTGAMAPAGQVWATLTDLARYAVFLLDGHPDVLSPAELRQAFGPQSGNPTDGLGYAHGLGFQLLPGGSGTLAGHTGSMPGFLAAVLVDPRRRSGGVVLTDATAGCSPAAVVTDLLEELERCEPTVAPAWTPSPALPPPLVGVPGVWHWGNTAIVFAMEGTELVARRAGQELYRFAVRGGRVLGLSGYHAGEELHVVRRPDGSVGHLEVATFVYTRTPYDPDAPVPGGHPGR
- a CDS encoding TldD/PmbA family protein; this encodes MSEAGLDPTFTALPHRHLGDTALARARDLGATHAEFRFERVRYQHLGVRDGVLQGASDAEDLGFAVRVVHRGAWGFASGVVLTPEEAVRVAETAVQVAQLAAAMTPRPVELAPEPTYDDVVWVSSYEVDPFTVPVAEKAAVLIDWTERLRAGAAVDHASASLQQVDEHKYYADLSGTRTTQRRIRLQPAFEAMGSSDDVFDSMASTAPPVGRGYEYVAGGPGQWDWDAELAEVPELLAEKLAAPSVEPGDYDLVIHPSNLWLTIHESIGHATELDRALGYEANYAGTSFATYDKLGTLQYGSPVMNVTGDRTVEHGLATTGYDDEGVATQQWDIVRDGVLVGYQLDRPMAAMKPELAGPDHPQGRSNGCAYADSPGHIPIQRMANVSLQPAPDGPSTEELIGRVERGLYVVGDKSWSIDMQRYNFQFTGQRFHRIQDGELVGQVRDAAYQSTTTDFWGSMEAVGGPRTWLLGGAFNCGKAQPGQVASVSHGCPTALFRGVRILNTTDEAGH
- a CDS encoding CHAD domain-containing protein, whose amino-acid sequence is MTRTQHLEVEHTYAPPPGTEVPALAGPGGLPGVARVAEPVVHELHATYHDTGGLALTAAGITLRARTGGPDEGWHLKLPAPGGREELHHRLGRGETVPARLRGLVTAWTQGEPLSPVATVATRRTSRSLLAEDGTVLAELADDEVTGTPVGGAPVSWREWELELVEGGPDLLAAADELFEGLGVEPRPLARKIAVALGDRLPQVPEVADPVLRAVAADVGVLKLLDSRWRRGEPVAGELASVVRRIRAALWTLRPGWGRTVTGPVRAELAWLSESLVEAAELAAAHERVLAVLEEEREGVAPVRRLLRAAFEEHEREAAARVLDDLQADRYLALLRSLDRVVAEPASEEPLTRKQLRRRLEKARTKASARTGEDEGRYTPARHLAAAEHLADVADLVEPVVGKEARRARRWAEQAVEGLEDACTTLRAQQEVGAVATRAATTGEAFLLGRLHGRLEVRLAG